Proteins from a single region of Nocardiopsis dassonvillei subsp. dassonvillei DSM 43111:
- a CDS encoding fibronectin type III domain-containing protein, producing the protein MPWDAQERTRYEDEVLVAARAHGLPADLFTRYGVEPRLELRLCADPAAFTEHVNEVCAHWRALRSSRRSLGEVLDELIAEHERLEGEGALTHAHFRQVRADEARRVLSAWSEIAGGLTTSLLDRDTLRSMIAPVGVTEADAERVLLEHDVRVVDRLPELDDAPSEDTLRALRGHLRARGVPFSPMEVFGEQRLAEGFTVLDGFRLHDGTALDKAALDEAVQRVRLEPESEGRAAAENVLEILRAEGDRADALVLGEIVGDLRERPESLNESGLARHWVSRGLAEEEALLLSAAVRRSASGADAPARAERDVHDLLADNRLRQAQEAAEDLPEDHDLHERLRARMQQVEELTAQAERALRAGDREEAARALAAAADAAADDEALAARLGEVATPPPRGVEARVDGRNVVVSWQPGPAPDESVTYRVTRRTGRDGSAREALVGESSGNEVTDTGAPVGAEARYAVVAVRDGLGVSEEASSAPVMIAPEVSSLRVRAGERSVSGSWQAPAEAVRVEVLRGVGAPPRGAGDGVRVETDGSGFCDTDVEMDVEYHYRIRAVYVTSNGHARGSAGLVRRASPGPCPEAVRDLSVVPDGGADFRASWTRPSRGRVVLRVGEEPPEWPLGTVLGPDDLESYGREVAQTPVADDEGSSEGREADRSSGTGVRAGAGRASGPPPGSANGHADPGRGGTPGEEREGVRVLGPGERSTGHTRTAPVQDARAPHAPRAGAAAPEGGRARPREGAFRDTGHPRTMPSEETGASPREGASHVTDQPNTVPSEEGGIRSSEGAFHAAGHPSTAPSEEDGHGGTEGIRVLGPGEGSPARSRDADHGTGARRGGFADEGGEGVRILAPVERPPGRTRTVPGQDARTPHAPSSGSAAPGGTAGDRAPAPAEGPGERIRSVGRHARLSPAAESPAPAATGVGDGALGT; encoded by the coding sequence ATGCCCTGGGACGCACAGGAACGCACACGCTACGAGGACGAGGTGCTGGTGGCCGCGCGCGCCCACGGGCTGCCCGCGGACCTGTTCACGCGCTACGGTGTCGAACCCCGCCTGGAGCTGCGGCTGTGCGCCGATCCGGCCGCGTTCACCGAGCACGTCAACGAGGTGTGCGCCCACTGGCGCGCGCTCCGGAGCAGCCGCCGCTCCCTGGGGGAGGTGCTGGACGAGCTCATCGCCGAGCACGAGCGGCTGGAGGGCGAGGGCGCGCTCACGCACGCCCACTTCCGGCAGGTCCGCGCCGACGAGGCCCGACGGGTCCTGAGCGCGTGGTCCGAGATCGCCGGGGGTCTGACCACCTCCCTCCTGGACCGCGACACCCTCCGGTCGATGATCGCGCCGGTGGGCGTCACCGAGGCCGACGCCGAGCGCGTCCTGCTCGAACACGACGTGCGCGTCGTGGACCGGCTTCCCGAACTGGACGACGCCCCGTCCGAGGACACCCTGCGCGCCCTGCGCGGACACCTGCGCGCCCGGGGCGTGCCCTTCTCCCCCATGGAGGTCTTCGGGGAGCAGCGCCTGGCCGAGGGGTTCACCGTGCTGGACGGCTTCCGGCTCCACGACGGCACCGCCCTGGACAAGGCCGCCCTCGACGAGGCGGTCCAGCGCGTACGGCTGGAACCGGAGTCCGAGGGCAGGGCGGCGGCCGAGAACGTGCTGGAGATCCTGCGCGCCGAGGGCGACCGGGCCGACGCCCTCGTGCTGGGGGAGATCGTCGGCGACCTGCGGGAGCGCCCGGAGTCCCTGAACGAGTCCGGGCTGGCCCGGCACTGGGTCAGCCGGGGGCTGGCCGAGGAGGAGGCGCTGCTGCTGTCCGCGGCCGTGCGGCGGTCCGCCTCCGGCGCCGACGCGCCCGCACGGGCGGAGCGCGACGTGCACGACCTGCTCGCGGACAACCGGCTGCGCCAGGCGCAGGAGGCCGCCGAGGACCTGCCCGAGGACCACGACCTGCACGAGCGCCTGCGCGCGCGGATGCAGCAGGTGGAGGAGCTGACCGCGCAGGCGGAGCGGGCGCTGCGCGCGGGCGACCGGGAGGAGGCCGCCCGGGCCCTGGCCGCGGCGGCGGACGCCGCGGCCGACGACGAGGCGCTCGCCGCCCGGCTCGGCGAGGTGGCGACGCCGCCGCCGCGCGGTGTGGAGGCCCGGGTCGACGGCCGGAACGTGGTGGTCTCCTGGCAGCCCGGCCCCGCTCCGGACGAGTCGGTCACCTACCGGGTGACGCGGCGCACCGGACGGGACGGGAGCGCCCGCGAGGCGCTGGTGGGCGAGTCGTCGGGAAACGAGGTCACCGACACCGGAGCACCCGTGGGAGCTGAGGCGCGCTACGCGGTGGTGGCGGTGCGCGACGGCCTCGGGGTGTCGGAGGAGGCGTCGTCCGCGCCGGTGATGATCGCGCCGGAGGTCTCCTCGCTGCGGGTGCGCGCCGGGGAGCGGTCGGTGTCCGGCTCCTGGCAGGCCCCGGCGGAGGCGGTGCGCGTGGAGGTGCTGCGCGGTGTGGGGGCGCCGCCGCGCGGCGCGGGCGACGGCGTGCGCGTGGAGACGGACGGGTCGGGGTTCTGCGACACCGACGTCGAGATGGACGTGGAGTACCACTACCGGATCCGCGCGGTCTACGTGACCTCGAACGGGCACGCGCGGGGGTCGGCGGGGCTCGTGCGCCGGGCCAGCCCGGGTCCGTGCCCGGAAGCGGTGCGGGACCTGTCCGTGGTGCCGGACGGCGGCGCGGACTTCCGGGCCTCGTGGACACGGCCCTCCCGGGGGAGGGTCGTGCTGCGGGTCGGGGAGGAGCCGCCCGAGTGGCCTCTGGGCACGGTGCTCGGCCCCGACGACCTGGAGTCCTACGGCCGTGAGGTGGCCCAGACCCCGGTGGCCGACGACGAGGGGTCCTCTGAGGGCAGGGAAGCCGACAGGAGCAGCGGAACGGGTGTTCGCGCGGGCGCGGGCCGTGCCTCGGGGCCGCCCCCGGGGTCGGCGAACGGCCACGCGGACCCCGGGCGCGGGGGGACGCCCGGCGAGGAGAGGGAGGGCGTGCGCGTACTCGGGCCCGGGGAGAGAAGCACGGGCCACACCCGCACCGCCCCCGTCCAGGACGCCCGCGCCCCGCACGCGCCGCGCGCCGGCGCCGCGGCGCCCGAGGGGGGCAGGGCCCGTCCCCGTGAGGGCGCGTTCCGCGACACGGGCCACCCGCGCACCATGCCATCCGAGGAGACAGGGGCCAGCCCCCGTGAGGGCGCGTCCCACGTAACGGACCAGCCGAACACAGTGCCCTCGGAGGAGGGCGGGATCCGCTCCTCTGAGGGGGCGTTCCACGCCGCGGGCCACCCGAGCACAGCGCCCTCCGAGGAGGACGGGCACGGGGGGACCGAGGGCATCCGCGTCCTGGGTCCGGGCGAGGGGAGCCCCGCCCGGAGCCGGGACGCCGACCACGGCACGGGTGCCCGACGCGGAGGCTTCGCGGACGAGGGGGGAGAGGGGGTCCGGATCCTGGCCCCCGTTGAGCGGCCCCCGGGGCGGACCCGGACCGTTCCCGGCCAGGACGCCCGCACACCGCACGCGCCCTCCAGCGGTTCCGCGGCGCCCGGAGGTACCGCGGGGGACCGTGCTCCCGCCCCCGCCGAGGGGCCCGGTGAGCGCATCCGCAGTGTCGGAAGGCACGCCAGGCTCTCCCCCGCCGCGGAGTCCCCGGCACCGGCGGCCACCGGGGTGGGGGACGGTGCCCTCGGCACTTAG
- a CDS encoding acyltransferase family protein, translating into MFSAPARTGRRFRPEVQGLRAVAVLLVLVYHLNPALLPGGYVGVDVFFVISGFLITSLLYREATEHGKVSIGGFYVRRIRRLLPAATTVLLVTGAVALFLLPVTRLVDTAWQLVASAAYVENLYLARQAVDYLAADDPPSPVQHFWSLSVEEQFYLVWPLLFVVWSLARRRWRASAGTLTVLLGAVLVLSLACSVLLTSREAASAYFLPTTRAWELAVGGLLAIGLAHGGLPQRWRAPLGWLGLVAIAGSAVAYDDATPFPGWAAVLPVLGSAAVIAAEDSPVRLSASRLLSTAPARWIGDVSYSLYLWHWPLIVFALVLLGRESLGAVEALAVAAAAVLLAWATKVWVEDPVRDRGLVRRGRSALAVATAGVVTVAAVSGAVYVRADQERSVTFDPAVHTGPAALGQTADAGPLYPSPVNAEDDVPTLYDDDCQASHSETDPSDPCVYGPEDATQDVAVLGDSHSAQWVTALEGMAEERGWRLHLYTKSSCAFTDTVMKGPDGGPYTACSDWNRAVIGELEELRPDLVFTSSSTASDPAEETTPEEDLVVVAEGMGRLWEEVARVSGEVVALRDTPRARRDVVECVAANLEDPSPCERSERDALQDADPQEIAARESGGEVHWVDLTDRFCVDGGCPAVIGNVMVYRDSGHITSTYIDLLTDDLAARMDEALES; encoded by the coding sequence ATGTTCTCAGCACCCGCCCGGACCGGACGCCGTTTCCGGCCCGAGGTCCAGGGTCTGCGCGCCGTCGCCGTCCTCCTGGTCCTCGTCTACCACCTCAACCCCGCCCTGCTACCGGGCGGTTACGTCGGCGTCGACGTGTTCTTCGTGATCTCCGGCTTCCTCATCACGTCGCTGCTGTACCGCGAGGCCACCGAGCACGGCAAGGTGTCGATCGGCGGCTTCTACGTGCGCCGCATCCGGCGCCTCCTGCCCGCCGCGACGACCGTGCTCCTGGTCACCGGCGCGGTCGCGCTCTTCCTGCTGCCCGTCACCCGCCTGGTGGACACCGCCTGGCAGCTGGTGGCGTCGGCCGCCTACGTGGAGAACCTCTACCTGGCCCGGCAGGCGGTGGACTACCTGGCCGCGGACGACCCGCCCAGCCCCGTCCAGCACTTCTGGTCGCTGTCGGTGGAGGAGCAGTTCTACCTGGTGTGGCCGCTCCTGTTCGTGGTGTGGTCCCTGGCCCGGCGACGCTGGCGGGCCTCCGCCGGGACCCTCACCGTCCTGCTGGGCGCGGTGCTGGTGCTGTCCCTGGCCTGCTCGGTGCTGCTGACCTCGCGGGAGGCGGCCTCGGCGTACTTCCTGCCGACGACCCGCGCCTGGGAACTGGCCGTCGGCGGCCTGCTCGCGATCGGGCTGGCGCACGGCGGCCTGCCCCAGCGCTGGCGCGCGCCCCTGGGCTGGCTCGGCCTGGTCGCCATCGCCGGTTCCGCGGTGGCCTATGACGACGCCACGCCCTTCCCCGGCTGGGCGGCGGTCCTGCCGGTCCTGGGCAGCGCGGCGGTGATCGCCGCCGAGGACTCCCCCGTGAGGCTGTCGGCGTCCCGGCTGCTGAGCACCGCGCCCGCCCGGTGGATCGGCGACGTGTCGTACTCGCTGTACCTGTGGCACTGGCCGCTGATCGTCTTCGCCCTGGTGCTGCTGGGGCGGGAGAGCCTGGGCGCGGTGGAGGCCCTGGCGGTCGCGGCCGCGGCCGTGCTGCTGGCGTGGGCGACCAAGGTGTGGGTGGAGGACCCCGTGCGCGACCGTGGCCTGGTCCGCCGCGGCCGCTCCGCCCTGGCCGTGGCCACGGCGGGCGTGGTGACGGTGGCCGCGGTGAGCGGCGCGGTGTACGTGCGGGCCGACCAGGAGCGGTCGGTGACCTTCGACCCGGCGGTGCACACCGGTCCCGCCGCCCTCGGCCAGACCGCCGACGCGGGGCCGCTCTACCCCTCCCCCGTCAACGCGGAGGACGACGTGCCCACGCTGTACGACGACGACTGCCAGGCCTCGCACTCCGAGACCGACCCCTCCGACCCGTGCGTGTACGGCCCCGAGGACGCCACCCAGGACGTGGCCGTGCTCGGGGACTCGCACAGCGCCCAGTGGGTCACCGCGCTGGAGGGGATGGCCGAGGAGCGGGGCTGGCGGCTGCACCTGTACACCAAGTCCTCGTGCGCCTTCACCGACACGGTGATGAAGGGCCCCGACGGCGGCCCGTACACGGCGTGCAGCGACTGGAACCGCGCGGTGATCGGCGAACTGGAGGAGCTGCGGCCGGACCTGGTGTTCACCAGCTCCTCCACCGCCAGCGACCCCGCCGAGGAGACCACCCCGGAGGAGGACCTGGTCGTGGTGGCCGAGGGCATGGGTCGTCTGTGGGAGGAGGTGGCGCGGGTCAGCGGCGAGGTCGTGGCGCTGCGCGACACCCCGCGCGCCCGCCGGGACGTGGTGGAGTGCGTGGCGGCCAACCTGGAGGACCCCTCACCGTGCGAGCGGTCCGAGCGGGACGCGCTCCAGGACGCCGACCCGCAGGAGATCGCGGCCCGCGAGTCCGGGGGCGAGGTGCACTGGGTCGACCTCACCGACCGGTTCTGCGTGGACGGCGGGTGCCCGGCGGTGATCGGCAACGTGATGGTCTACCGCGACTCCGGGCACATCACCAGCACCTACATCGACCTGCTCACCGATGACCTGGCCGCGAGAATGGACGAGGCGCTGGAGTCCTGA
- a CDS encoding choice-of-anchor A family protein: MPRSPQTPSLLLRGVCASTSALLAFGLLPAAPALAETAVNPVSGNQGFLVVTEGDAVLAGNESEGAVAVGGDLVFGDYNVAAHTAGSHTAEGDEHPTALLVNGRVDFGASEGDLKVLQSGYVKVGAAADADISTTDHNGAQVNTVVAGPEGRESTPRVSLTVRQPQESVTGPALDVAGLFPAYRERSAGLAACEGGVVPLRTGEGSEALPPFEQGANVTLPLAQGAQNVWNVAAEDLAALEVITFEDKPGPDAPLLVNVDTSGVGGRFEWRTPNMAGIGLEEARYVLFNFGEAASVTFTPDSRTLEGTVFAPDAKVSWLSPSNIEGNVVAASFEHGSLSAGVVGNGELHNGDFSAELTPCGPGGGETPEEPGEPEPTPDGEEPGAPEEEQPTEAPVAEETPGAEPSASPSPEQAAGSDGGLAVTGASLWGLVGAAVVAIGAGVAAFVFTRRRKSGSSV; the protein is encoded by the coding sequence ATGCCGAGAAGTCCCCAGACCCCCTCACTGCTCCTGAGAGGGGTCTGCGCCTCCACCTCCGCCCTCCTGGCCTTCGGGCTGCTGCCCGCCGCCCCCGCGCTGGCGGAGACCGCCGTCAACCCCGTGTCCGGCAACCAGGGCTTCCTCGTGGTCACCGAAGGCGACGCGGTCCTGGCGGGCAACGAGTCCGAGGGAGCCGTCGCGGTCGGCGGCGACCTCGTGTTCGGCGACTACAACGTGGCCGCCCACACAGCCGGTTCCCACACCGCCGAGGGGGACGAGCACCCCACCGCCCTCCTGGTGAACGGCCGGGTGGACTTCGGCGCCAGCGAGGGCGACCTCAAGGTGCTCCAGAGCGGGTACGTCAAGGTCGGCGCGGCAGCGGACGCCGACATCAGCACGACGGACCACAACGGCGCCCAGGTCAACACCGTGGTCGCCGGCCCCGAGGGCCGTGAGAGCACACCGCGGGTCTCGCTCACCGTCCGCCAGCCGCAGGAGTCCGTCACCGGCCCGGCCCTCGACGTCGCCGGGCTGTTCCCCGCCTACCGCGAGCGCTCGGCCGGACTCGCCGCGTGCGAGGGCGGGGTCGTCCCGCTGCGGACGGGCGAGGGTTCCGAGGCCCTGCCGCCCTTCGAGCAGGGCGCCAACGTCACCCTGCCGCTGGCCCAAGGCGCCCAGAACGTGTGGAACGTCGCCGCCGAGGACCTGGCCGCCCTGGAGGTCATCACCTTCGAGGACAAGCCCGGACCGGACGCGCCGCTCCTGGTCAACGTCGACACCTCGGGCGTGGGCGGACGGTTCGAGTGGCGCACCCCCAACATGGCCGGGATCGGGCTGGAGGAGGCCCGCTACGTGCTGTTCAACTTCGGGGAGGCCGCCTCCGTCACCTTCACCCCCGACAGCCGGACCCTGGAGGGCACCGTCTTCGCCCCCGACGCGAAGGTGAGCTGGCTGTCGCCGAGCAACATCGAGGGCAACGTCGTGGCCGCCTCCTTCGAGCACGGCTCCCTGTCGGCGGGCGTCGTCGGCAACGGTGAGCTGCACAACGGCGACTTCTCCGCGGAGCTGACTCCGTGCGGGCCCGGCGGGGGCGAGACCCCCGAGGAGCCGGGAGAACCCGAGCCGACTCCCGACGGTGAGGAGCCCGGGGCCCCCGAGGAGGAGCAGCCGACCGAGGCTCCCGTCGCGGAGGAGACGCCCGGCGCGGAGCCCTCCGCGTCCCCCTCACCCGAGCAGGCGGCCGGATCGGACGGCGGTCTGGCCGTGACCGGCGCGAGCCTGTGGGGGCTGGTCGGCGCGGCGGTGGTGGCGATCGGGGCCGGTGTGGCGGCCTTCGTGTTCACCAGGCGCAGGAAGTCCGGGTCCTCCGTCTGA
- a CDS encoding TetR/AcrR family transcriptional regulator, with protein MASRSDNRQKVIEAAADLLRNHGRTAVTTRAVSTAAEVQPPTIYRLFGDMDGLLNAVAADGFTRYLARKAAQPASSDPVEDLRGGWDLHVGFGVENPAHYLLMYGDPAPGGSGETAREARRVLLTLVHRVAEAGRLVVGVEQAADMVHAAGMGVTLSLIRAGSDRPDLSLSVRTREAVLTAITSAPGADTGVAAGTGPGADRDREPARRAIALRSVLDRSRAEFSHGERILLGELLTRLADAEPGSRDL; from the coding sequence ATGGCTTCTCGCAGCGACAACCGGCAGAAGGTCATCGAGGCCGCCGCAGACCTTCTCAGGAACCACGGGCGTACCGCGGTCACCACGCGAGCCGTCAGCACCGCGGCCGAGGTGCAGCCCCCGACGATCTACCGCCTGTTCGGGGACATGGACGGCCTGCTCAACGCCGTGGCCGCGGACGGTTTCACCCGTTACCTGGCGCGCAAGGCGGCCCAGCCCGCCTCGTCCGACCCGGTGGAGGACCTGCGGGGCGGCTGGGACCTGCACGTCGGGTTCGGTGTGGAGAACCCGGCCCACTACCTGCTGATGTACGGCGACCCCGCGCCGGGCGGGAGCGGTGAGACCGCACGGGAGGCCCGGCGCGTCCTGCTCACGCTGGTGCACCGGGTCGCGGAGGCCGGCCGGCTCGTGGTCGGTGTCGAACAGGCGGCGGACATGGTGCACGCCGCGGGCATGGGCGTCACCCTCAGCCTGATCAGGGCGGGCTCCGACCGGCCCGACCTGTCGCTGTCCGTCAGGACGCGCGAGGCGGTCCTCACGGCGATCACGTCCGCTCCCGGCGCCGACACCGGTGTGGCGGCCGGTACCGGCCCCGGAGCCGACCGGGACCGCGAACCCGCGCGGCGGGCGATCGCCCTGCGCTCGGTCCTGGACCGGTCGCGGGCGGAGTTCAGCCACGGCGAGCGCATCCTGCTGGGCGAACTCCTCACCCGCCTGGCCGACGCGGAACCGGGGTCCCGTGACCTCTGA
- a CDS encoding SDR family oxidoreductase has product MSSTEQRVALVTGGSRGIGRAVAERLAADGQDVAIVYAGDTPAAEAAVAAVTDAGGGAVAIRADVADEDAVRAAFDAVEERFGGVDVVVNSAGIMLLDTVADFDLADLDRMHRTNIRGTFVVNQQAARRVRRGGAIVNVSTSVGKLALPTYAAYAASKGAVDAISPVLAKELRGRDVTVNAVAPGPTATDLFLADKSEEQVERLAGMNPFGHLGAPEDIAEVVSFLAGPGRWVNGQILYANGGMV; this is encoded by the coding sequence ATGAGCAGCACCGAACAGCGTGTGGCGCTGGTGACCGGCGGATCGCGCGGTATCGGACGGGCGGTGGCCGAACGCCTCGCCGCCGACGGCCAGGACGTCGCGATCGTGTACGCGGGCGACACCCCCGCGGCGGAGGCCGCCGTCGCCGCGGTCACCGACGCGGGCGGCGGCGCCGTCGCGATCCGGGCCGACGTCGCCGACGAGGACGCCGTGCGCGCGGCCTTCGACGCGGTCGAGGAGCGGTTCGGCGGCGTGGACGTCGTGGTCAACTCCGCCGGGATCATGCTCCTGGACACCGTGGCCGATTTCGATCTGGCCGACCTCGACCGCATGCACCGGACCAACATCCGTGGCACCTTCGTGGTCAACCAGCAGGCGGCCAGGAGGGTCCGCCGGGGCGGGGCGATCGTCAACGTCTCCACCTCGGTCGGCAAGCTCGCCCTGCCGACCTACGCGGCCTACGCCGCCTCCAAGGGCGCCGTGGACGCGATCAGCCCGGTACTGGCCAAGGAGCTGCGGGGCCGGGACGTGACGGTGAACGCCGTCGCCCCCGGGCCCACCGCCACGGACCTGTTCCTGGCGGACAAGAGCGAGGAGCAGGTGGAGCGGCTGGCCGGGATGAACCCCTTCGGGCACCTCGGCGCCCCCGAGGACATCGCCGAGGTGGTCTCCTTCCTCGCCGGGCCCGGCCGCTGGGTCAACGGCCAGATCCTCTACGCCAACGGCGGCATGGTCTGA
- a CDS encoding DUF6518 family protein: protein MAADTEKPATATAPASPSALLTPLGAAVGAGLLTGFLTSYAQGLLPHGLAPLANSAGSWSLVAFLLGMLSPRPWVSAIACALSLAAMVLGYDIASVLRGFSASPGGTFFWLTAAALVGPVLGWGGNALRTRSRLAPLAAGAMSGVLVGEGVYGLLYIADTTSPVYWSCSIAAGAAFLGWAAVRRCPAPRPRSLGLAAGTAAVVATAFVLVYSGELILWFTG, encoded by the coding sequence ATGGCCGCAGACACGGAGAAGCCCGCGACCGCGACCGCACCCGCCTCCCCGAGCGCCCTGCTGACCCCTCTGGGCGCGGCCGTCGGCGCGGGGCTCCTCACGGGGTTCCTGACCTCCTACGCGCAGGGACTGCTCCCCCACGGCCTGGCCCCGCTGGCGAACTCGGCCGGGAGCTGGAGCCTGGTCGCCTTCCTTCTCGGCATGCTCTCCCCGCGCCCCTGGGTCTCGGCGATCGCGTGCGCGCTGTCGCTGGCGGCGATGGTCCTCGGCTACGACATCGCTTCCGTCCTGCGCGGATTCTCCGCCTCGCCAGGGGGGACGTTCTTCTGGCTGACTGCCGCCGCCCTGGTGGGGCCGGTCCTCGGCTGGGGCGGTAACGCGCTGCGCACGCGGTCCCGCCTCGCCCCGCTGGCTGCGGGCGCCATGAGCGGCGTGCTCGTCGGCGAGGGGGTGTACGGACTCCTCTACATCGCGGACACCACGTCCCCGGTCTACTGGTCCTGCTCCATCGCCGCGGGCGCCGCGTTCCTCGGATGGGCCGCGGTCCGGCGCTGCCCCGCCCCGCGCCCGCGCTCCCTCGGGCTCGCCGCGGGGACCGCGGCCGTGGTGGCTACGGCCTTCGTCCTGGTCTACTCCGGCGAACTGATCCTGTGGTTCACCGGCTGA
- a CDS encoding D-2-hydroxyacid dehydrogenase codes for MFVPERGRVLVSGRFEPDERERIRTAAAGVPVDFVDGLGDRTDLLGTATVIAGTLSGEQLALAPAVRWVHSWAAGVNNDLAAGLDAHPAVLTSSAGNGAVPLAEHAMMLMLMLNRDAPRWARAQSERRWERFQHGELNGLTCGIIGLGNCGLDLAAKARAFHMRVVGVRRRTDLPSPGVDAVHPPEDLHRMLAESDFVVVTAPDTPATEHLLGEAELRAMKDTAYVVVVSRGGIVADGALLRALTEGWIAGAGLDAHGREPLPPDSPFWDLPNVIVTPHNGATTAATRRRGVDVFVENLERHARGRPLVNVVDKSAGY; via the coding sequence ATGTTCGTGCCCGAGCGCGGGCGAGTACTCGTGAGCGGGCGCTTCGAGCCCGACGAGAGGGAGCGGATCCGCACGGCCGCCGCGGGCGTCCCGGTGGACTTCGTGGACGGGCTCGGTGACCGCACCGACCTCCTGGGGACGGCGACGGTCATCGCCGGAACCCTCAGCGGCGAGCAGTTGGCCCTCGCTCCCGCCGTGCGCTGGGTGCACAGCTGGGCGGCGGGGGTGAACAACGACCTCGCGGCCGGGCTGGACGCGCACCCCGCGGTCCTGACCTCCTCGGCGGGCAACGGCGCGGTCCCGCTGGCCGAGCACGCCATGATGCTCATGCTGATGCTGAACAGGGACGCCCCCCGGTGGGCCAGGGCCCAGTCCGAGCGCCGTTGGGAACGCTTCCAGCACGGTGAGCTCAACGGCCTCACCTGCGGGATCATCGGCCTGGGGAACTGCGGGCTCGACCTGGCGGCCAAGGCACGGGCCTTCCACATGCGGGTGGTGGGGGTGCGGCGCCGCACCGACCTGCCCTCCCCAGGTGTGGACGCCGTCCACCCTCCCGAGGACCTGCACCGCATGCTGGCCGAGTCCGACTTCGTGGTGGTCACGGCCCCGGACACGCCCGCCACCGAGCACCTCCTCGGCGAGGCGGAGCTGAGGGCGATGAAGGACACGGCGTACGTCGTCGTGGTCTCACGCGGCGGGATCGTGGCGGACGGGGCACTGCTGCGGGCCCTCACCGAGGGATGGATCGCCGGAGCCGGGCTCGACGCCCACGGCCGGGAGCCGCTGCCGCCGGACAGTCCCTTCTGGGACCTGCCCAACGTCATCGTCACCCCGCACAACGGGGCGACGACCGCCGCGACGCGGCGCCGGGGCGTGGACGTGTTCGTCGAGAACCTGGAGCGCCACGCGCGGGGCCGACCGCTGGTGAACGTGGTCGACAAGTCCGCCGGGTACTGA
- a CDS encoding FadR/GntR family transcriptional regulator: MPQEGRSVFRAVEHAKVYSSVVDQILAGVRSGTFPPGTPLPAERVLAERFEVGRGSVREAIRVLEHAGVLDVRVGSGTYVVGDGGSEENALRARAAVAGEHSPLDLIVARAALEPVCAEHAATARTSNDLRVLEDLVLKQERVLEEGADPSAVDADFHLAVAAASHNSVLFALERTLVDLMREPMWSELKGRSRGRRDQARHYLEHHRQVLGAIERRDHRRARQLMAVHMSEIETGLLTELGSARDRTDGPGR, from the coding sequence ATGCCACAGGAGGGCCGTTCCGTCTTCCGCGCCGTCGAGCACGCCAAGGTCTACTCCTCGGTGGTCGACCAGATCCTCGCCGGGGTGCGTTCGGGGACCTTCCCGCCCGGGACGCCGCTGCCCGCGGAGCGCGTGCTGGCCGAGAGGTTCGAGGTCGGCCGCGGCTCGGTCCGCGAGGCGATCCGGGTCCTGGAGCACGCCGGGGTGCTCGACGTCCGCGTGGGCAGCGGGACCTATGTGGTCGGCGACGGGGGGTCGGAGGAGAACGCCCTCCGGGCCCGGGCCGCGGTCGCCGGAGAGCACAGCCCGCTCGACCTGATCGTGGCCAGGGCCGCCCTCGAACCCGTGTGCGCCGAGCACGCGGCCACCGCGAGGACCTCCAACGACCTGCGGGTACTCGAAGACCTGGTGCTCAAGCAGGAGCGCGTGCTCGAAGAGGGCGCGGACCCCTCGGCGGTGGACGCCGACTTCCACCTGGCGGTGGCGGCGGCCTCGCACAACAGCGTGCTCTTCGCCCTGGAGCGGACCCTGGTCGACCTCATGCGCGAACCCATGTGGAGCGAGCTCAAGGGCCGCTCCCGCGGCCGCCGGGACCAAGCGCGTCACTACCTCGAACACCACCGGCAGGTCCTCGGCGCCATCGAGCGGCGCGACCACCGCCGGGCGCGGCAGCTGATGGCCGTCCACATGAGCGAGATCGAGACGGGACTGCTGACCGAGCTGGGCTCCGCGCGGGACCGGACGGACGGGCCGGGCCGCTGA